Proteins from one Drosophila gunungcola strain Sukarami chromosome 3R, Dgunungcola_SK_2, whole genome shotgun sequence genomic window:
- the LOC128263839 gene encoding protein Skeletor, isoforms B/C isoform X2, with translation MWRKASRLVRETTSWKTRRQGQTEAPSAAPATTTTRTRTSTAQGLAITTWSQFAVVAAVVALLHCRDCQAAGRAPPEPYYGRYIGDFTNFAHGIKGQIYAVDESTLFVKSFAYDGTGPDAFFWVGKTARPSPEGYIIPYPEEYTGIDPPILQAHNRTDIILRLPMGKRIKDIRWLSVWCRRFTVDFGEVFIPSNLDVPKPRVLPEFKRLAHGLRSSNISVLDARTFYIPNLHYDGAGPDAYFWVGNGSEPNIMGMKVPNEAGSLEPLRGYQGEDIEIQLPGNLTVYDIDWLAVWCVEYRHNFGHVYVPRDLDVPPALGQTKITTTTTPRPVYSNCREILPNKLQVKWELQDEYLQVELFGRINEDQYMAFGLSGANGRPQMSQSDVVVAFYDTNARVFRAEDYFISDLSQCDGQRGACPDERIGARNDVIVLSGDRKNGVTSIRYKRLLQTNEAIYDSPIPIDREVSVIAAIGPLNARKEANAHSHTASDHNQDDIRINFSTRNDHACRSSLYDVKDETGPKPWPTRKIEGVRKFRASIGPTGGKRGYTSITGVPSWGIAWYVNDLLIPEITVERGLTYEFIIEGGNDPSQPARYHPFYITDSPEGGLGQKMGLEARKQKAYAGVEYDEDGNAIPTGAGRYCEWEHQTIDRSAEIESFEEYMKTLVFKCEDGESGYLNWTVPTNAPDQLYYQCFTHNNLGWKINVVDMGASRGSIVSSHQLLLYGVSTVFSLVATRLLFCGHILA, from the exons CCGCCGGACGAGCACCACCGGAGCCCTATTATGGCCGTTATATCGGAGACTTTACCAACTTCGCCCACGGCATCAAG GGTCAAATCTACGCGGTGGACGAGTCGACGCTGTTCGTCAAATCCTTTGCCTACGACGGCACCGGACCGGACGCCTTCTTCTGGGTGGGCAAGACGGCACGGCCCAGTCCCGAGGGCTATATCATTCCGTATCCGGAGGAGTACACGGGCAT CGATCCCCCCATTTTGCAGGCGCACAACCGAACGGACATCATACTGCGCTTACCCATGGGCAAAAGGATTAAGGACATTCGATGGCTGTCAGTGTGGTGCAGACGCTTCACG GTTGATTTTGGTGAGGTCTTCATACCATCCAATCTGGATGTCCCCAAGCCGCGTGTACTGCCCGAATTCAAGCGATTGGCCCATGGCCTCCGTTCCAGCAACATCAGCGTTCTAGATGCCAGGACGTTCTACAT ACCCAACTTGCACTACGACGGAGCTGGACCGGATGCCTATTTCTGGGTAGGCAATGGCAGCGAACCCAACATCATGGGCATGAAG GTGCCCAACGAGGCAGGATCTCTGGAACCGTTGCGCGGCTACCAAGGCGAGGACATCGAGATCCAATTGCCCGGAAACCTCACCGTATACGACATCGACTGGCTGGCCGTGTGGTGCGTGGAGTATAGGCACAACTTCGGACACGTGTACGTGCCCAGGGATCTGGACGTGCCGCCAGCTTTGGGCCAGACCAAGATAACG ACCACCACGACGCCGCGTCCTGTGTACAGCAACTGTCGCGAGATCCTGCCAAACAAGCTGCAGGTGAAGTGGGAGCTCCAGGACGAGTATCTGCAGGTGGAGCTCTTCGGGCGCATCAACGAGGACCAGTACATGGCCTTCGGCCTCTCCGGAGCGAATGGCCGCCCCCAGATGTCCCAATCCGATGTGGTGGTGGCCTTCTACGACACCAATGCCCGCGTGTTCCGGGCCGAGGACTACTTCATCTCGGATCTGTCCCAGTGCGATGGTCAGCGGGGTGCTTGTCCCGATGAAAGGATCGGGGCTCGAAATGATGTTATCGTGT TGAGCGGCGACAGAAAGAACGGCGTGACCAGCATCCGCTACAAGCGCCTGCTGCAGACCAATGAGGCCATCTACGACTCCCCGATTCCCATTGATCGGGAGGTTTCGGTCATTGCCGCCATAGGTCCTCTGAACGCCCGAAAGGAGGCCAATGCACACTCGCACACCGCCAGCGATCACAACCAGGACGACATTCGCATTAACTTCTCGACGAGA AACGATCACGCCTGCAGGAGCTCACTGTACGATGTGAAGGACGAGACTGGTCCCAAGCCATGGCCCACACGCAAGATCGAAGGTGTCAGGAAGTTCCGTGCCAGCATTGGACCCACGGGCGGCAAGCGCGGATATACCTCCATCACTGGGGTGCCCTCGTGGGGCATTGCCTGGTATGTGAACGATCTGCTGATCCCTGAAATCACTGTGGAGCGTGGCCTGACCTACGAGTTCATCATCGAGGGCGGCAATGATCCCTCCCAGCCTGCAAG ATATCATCCGTTCTACATCACGGACTCTCCTGAAGGAGGACTGGGTCAGAAAATGGGTCTGGAAGCCCGAAAACAGAAGGCTTATGCTGGGGTAGAATACGACGAGGATGGCAATGCTATTCCAACAGGAG CTGGTCGTTATTGCGAGTGGGAGCATCAGACCATTGATCGATCAGCGGAAATCGAGAGTTTCGAGGAGTACATGAAAACCCTGGTCTTCAAGTGCGAGGATGGCGAGTCTGGTTATCTCAACTGGACAGTGCCCACCAATGCGCCCGATCAGCTATACTATCAG TGCTTTACACATAACAATCTGGGCTGGAAAATCAACGTTGTGGACATGGGCGCCTCCAGAGGATCAATCGTCAGCAGTCACCAACTTTTATTATACGGAGTTTCCACAGTTTTTAGCCTGGTCGCGACACGTCTGCTTTTTTGTGGCCACATACTTGCCTGA
- the LOC128263839 gene encoding protein Skeletor, isoforms B/C isoform X1: MWRKASRLVRETTSWKTRRQGQTEAPSAAPATTTTRTRTSTAQGLAITTWSQFAVVAAVVALLHCRDCQAAGRAPPEPYYGRYIGDFTNFAHGIKGQIYAVDESTLFVKSFAYDGTGPDAFFWVGKTARPSPEGYIIPYPEEYTGIDPPILQAHNRTDIILRLPMGKRIKDIRWLSVWCRRFTVDFGEVFIPSNLDVPKPRVLPEFKRLAHGLRSSNISVLDARTFYIPNLHYDGAGPDAYFWVGNGSEPNIMGMKVPNEAGSLEPLRGYQGEDIEIQLPGNLTVYDIDWLAVWCVEYRHNFGHVYVPRDLDVPPALGQTKITPSWWYSPTTTTPRPVYSNCREILPNKLQVKWELQDEYLQVELFGRINEDQYMAFGLSGANGRPQMSQSDVVVAFYDTNARVFRAEDYFISDLSQCDGQRGACPDERIGARNDVIVLSGDRKNGVTSIRYKRLLQTNEAIYDSPIPIDREVSVIAAIGPLNARKEANAHSHTASDHNQDDIRINFSTRNDHACRSSLYDVKDETGPKPWPTRKIEGVRKFRASIGPTGGKRGYTSITGVPSWGIAWYVNDLLIPEITVERGLTYEFIIEGGNDPSQPARYHPFYITDSPEGGLGQKMGLEARKQKAYAGVEYDEDGNAIPTGAGRYCEWEHQTIDRSAEIESFEEYMKTLVFKCEDGESGYLNWTVPTNAPDQLYYQCFTHNNLGWKINVVDMGASRGSIVSSHQLLLYGVSTVFSLVATRLLFCGHILA; encoded by the exons CCGCCGGACGAGCACCACCGGAGCCCTATTATGGCCGTTATATCGGAGACTTTACCAACTTCGCCCACGGCATCAAG GGTCAAATCTACGCGGTGGACGAGTCGACGCTGTTCGTCAAATCCTTTGCCTACGACGGCACCGGACCGGACGCCTTCTTCTGGGTGGGCAAGACGGCACGGCCCAGTCCCGAGGGCTATATCATTCCGTATCCGGAGGAGTACACGGGCAT CGATCCCCCCATTTTGCAGGCGCACAACCGAACGGACATCATACTGCGCTTACCCATGGGCAAAAGGATTAAGGACATTCGATGGCTGTCAGTGTGGTGCAGACGCTTCACG GTTGATTTTGGTGAGGTCTTCATACCATCCAATCTGGATGTCCCCAAGCCGCGTGTACTGCCCGAATTCAAGCGATTGGCCCATGGCCTCCGTTCCAGCAACATCAGCGTTCTAGATGCCAGGACGTTCTACAT ACCCAACTTGCACTACGACGGAGCTGGACCGGATGCCTATTTCTGGGTAGGCAATGGCAGCGAACCCAACATCATGGGCATGAAG GTGCCCAACGAGGCAGGATCTCTGGAACCGTTGCGCGGCTACCAAGGCGAGGACATCGAGATCCAATTGCCCGGAAACCTCACCGTATACGACATCGACTGGCTGGCCGTGTGGTGCGTGGAGTATAGGCACAACTTCGGACACGTGTACGTGCCCAGGGATCTGGACGTGCCGCCAGCTTTGGGCCAGACCAAGATAACG CCTTCATGGTGGTATTCACCC ACCACCACGACGCCGCGTCCTGTGTACAGCAACTGTCGCGAGATCCTGCCAAACAAGCTGCAGGTGAAGTGGGAGCTCCAGGACGAGTATCTGCAGGTGGAGCTCTTCGGGCGCATCAACGAGGACCAGTACATGGCCTTCGGCCTCTCCGGAGCGAATGGCCGCCCCCAGATGTCCCAATCCGATGTGGTGGTGGCCTTCTACGACACCAATGCCCGCGTGTTCCGGGCCGAGGACTACTTCATCTCGGATCTGTCCCAGTGCGATGGTCAGCGGGGTGCTTGTCCCGATGAAAGGATCGGGGCTCGAAATGATGTTATCGTGT TGAGCGGCGACAGAAAGAACGGCGTGACCAGCATCCGCTACAAGCGCCTGCTGCAGACCAATGAGGCCATCTACGACTCCCCGATTCCCATTGATCGGGAGGTTTCGGTCATTGCCGCCATAGGTCCTCTGAACGCCCGAAAGGAGGCCAATGCACACTCGCACACCGCCAGCGATCACAACCAGGACGACATTCGCATTAACTTCTCGACGAGA AACGATCACGCCTGCAGGAGCTCACTGTACGATGTGAAGGACGAGACTGGTCCCAAGCCATGGCCCACACGCAAGATCGAAGGTGTCAGGAAGTTCCGTGCCAGCATTGGACCCACGGGCGGCAAGCGCGGATATACCTCCATCACTGGGGTGCCCTCGTGGGGCATTGCCTGGTATGTGAACGATCTGCTGATCCCTGAAATCACTGTGGAGCGTGGCCTGACCTACGAGTTCATCATCGAGGGCGGCAATGATCCCTCCCAGCCTGCAAG ATATCATCCGTTCTACATCACGGACTCTCCTGAAGGAGGACTGGGTCAGAAAATGGGTCTGGAAGCCCGAAAACAGAAGGCTTATGCTGGGGTAGAATACGACGAGGATGGCAATGCTATTCCAACAGGAG CTGGTCGTTATTGCGAGTGGGAGCATCAGACCATTGATCGATCAGCGGAAATCGAGAGTTTCGAGGAGTACATGAAAACCCTGGTCTTCAAGTGCGAGGATGGCGAGTCTGGTTATCTCAACTGGACAGTGCCCACCAATGCGCCCGATCAGCTATACTATCAG TGCTTTACACATAACAATCTGGGCTGGAAAATCAACGTTGTGGACATGGGCGCCTCCAGAGGATCAATCGTCAGCAGTCACCAACTTTTATTATACGGAGTTTCCACAGTTTTTAGCCTGGTCGCGACACGTCTGCTTTTTTGTGGCCACATACTTGCCTGA
- the LOC128263882 gene encoding protein pellino, with protein MVKRTDGTESPILAEDGGDGHDKPRLRYGELVILGYNGYLPQGDRGRRRSKFVLHKRTEASGVKRSKHYIVQSPQTSKAILDANQHSISYTLSRNQAVIVEYKEDAETDMFQVGRSSESPIDFVVMDTLPGDKKDAKVMQSTISRFACRILVNRCEPAKARIFAAGFDSSRNIFLGEKATKWQDNVEIDGLTTNGVLIMHPKGSFCGGNAKCGLWRECSVGGDVFSLRESRSAQQKGQPIYDECNILQDGTLIDLCGATLLWRSAEGLQHSPTKHDLEKLIDAINAGRPQCPVGLNTLVIPRKVNIGDQVNQPYVYLNCGHVQGHHDWGQDENTGARRCPMCLELGPVVTLCMGLEPAFYVDVGAPTYAFNPCGHMATEKTVKYWANVEIPHGTNGFQAVCPFCATPLDGATGYIKLIFQDNLD; from the exons CACCGACGGCACTGAATCTCCCATACTGGCTGAAGACGGTGGCGATGGACATGACAAACCGCGATTGCGCTACGGGGAACTAGTGATACTCGG CTACAATGGTTACTTGCCACAGGGAGATCGCGGACGGCGACGCTCCAAGTTCGTGCTGCACAAGCGGACGGAGGCGAGCGGCGTCAAGCGGTCCAAACACTACATCGTCCAATCGCCACAGACCTCGAAGGCCATACTGGATGCCAACCAGCATTCAATCTCGTACACACTGTCGCGCAACCAGGCGGTAATCGTCGAGTACAAGGAGGATGCGGAAACGGACATGTTTCAG GTGGGACGCTCCTCGGAGTCGCCGATTGACTTTGTGGTGATGGACACGCTGCCCGGCGACAAGAAGGATGCCAAGGTGATGCAGAGCACCATTTCTCGCTTCGCCTGCCGCATTCTGGTCAACCGCTGTGAGCCTGCCAAGGCGAGAATATTCGCCGCCGGCTTCGATTCGAGCAGAAACATATTCCTTGGG GAGAAGGCCACCAAGTGGCAGGACAATGTGGAAATCGATGGCCTGACCACCAACGGCGTGCTGATTATGCACCCCAAGGGCTCCTTCTGTGGCGGCAATGCCAAGTGCGGCCTCTGGCGCGAGTGCTCCGTGGGCGGCGATGTCTTCAGCCTGCGCGAGTCGCGTTCGGCCCAGCAAAAGGGTCAGCCC ATCTATGACGAATGCAACATCCTGCAGGATGGCACACTTATTGATCTCTGCGGCGCAACCTTGCTCTGGCGTTCCGCCGAGGGCTTGCAACACTCGCCG ACCAAACACGATTTGGAGAAACTTATCGATGCCATTAATGCCGGTCGTCCACAGTGCCCGGTGGGCCTGAACACACTGGTTATACCACGCAAAGTTAACATTGGGGATCAGGTGAACCAGCCTTACGTGTACTTAAACTGCGGCCACGTCCAGG GCCATCACGATTGGGGTCAGGACGAGAACACCGGGGCCCGCCGCTGTCCCATGTGCCTGGAACTCGGCCCGGTGGTCACGCTGTGCATGGGTCTGGAACCGGCCTTCTATGTGGACGTGGGCGCTCCGACGTACGCATTCAATCCATGCGGACACATGGCGACTGAGAAAACTGTCAA ATACTGGGCAAATGTGGAGATACCGCACGGCACCAACGGATTTCAGGCCGTCTGTCCCTTCTGTGCGACGCCCTTGGATGGTGCGACCGGctacattaaattaatattccAGGATAATCtagattaa